The following are from one region of the Gryllotalpicola protaetiae genome:
- a CDS encoding ArsR/SmtB family transcription factor, whose translation MQHRPSLSDVKADLFRGLAHPLRIRVLELLNEAEDGPPGEVAVGELLAQTGLEASHLSQHLAVLRKYRLVESERRGSQVYYRLAFASVAGLLEAARTLLGELLEARGDELAEHLDAHSAGVR comes from the coding sequence ATGCAGCACCGCCCGTCGCTCAGCGACGTCAAGGCCGATCTGTTCAGGGGACTGGCGCATCCGCTGCGCATCCGTGTTCTCGAATTGCTGAACGAGGCGGAAGACGGCCCGCCCGGCGAGGTGGCGGTCGGTGAGCTGCTCGCCCAGACGGGTCTCGAGGCGAGCCACCTCTCGCAGCACCTCGCCGTGCTGCGGAAGTACCGCCTGGTCGAGAGCGAGCGGCGCGGCAGCCAGGTCTACTACCGGCTCGCGTTCGCGTCGGTCGCGGGCCTGCTCGAGGCGGCGCGCACTCTCCTGGGCGAACTGCTCGAGGCGCGTGGCGACGAACTCGCCGAGCACCTCGACGCGCACTCCGCCGGGGTCCGATGA
- a CDS encoding SulP family inorganic anion transporter, translating to MSAADRVASLLPGRADYARLRTSWRADLLSGLTVGIVALPLALGFGVSSGAGAEAGLVTAIIAGVVAAVFGGSNVQVSGPTGAMVVVLAPIVAQYGTGALGAVCVIAGILVALAGALRLGRAVGLLPWPVIEGFTLGIAATIFLQQLPQAVGLSAHGLSSNAAVAAAQAIARAQLPTVLWSLAVVVATALVMLAAPKVIPVVPGSIVAIIVVSGLTVLLRLPVAKLGALPAGLPAPRLPGFDLATISHLALPAITVAALAAIESLLSARVAASISDTGPYNADRELVGQGLASIVAGFFGGMPATGAIARTAVNVRSGAQTRVAAIVHAAVLLVIVVAASHVVALIPLAALGGVLMVTAVRMVSPRTVRAVIRSSRSDAAVFWITAVITVSVDLIYAVGAGLVIAAAVALRNVARSAGAQREALPGGAAPGDERIALFRIDGALFFGAAERVLDQISAISDVDVVILRLSQIRYLDATGAQFLTELVQRLERRGITVLVKGIQAQHLGLAERVGVIAALRHHKHLFDELPPAVEHARSHVARATTAY from the coding sequence ATGAGCGCCGCGGACCGCGTCGCGTCGCTTCTGCCGGGCCGGGCCGACTACGCGCGGCTGCGCACCAGCTGGCGCGCAGATCTCCTCTCAGGTCTCACCGTCGGCATCGTCGCGCTGCCGCTCGCGCTCGGCTTCGGCGTCAGCTCGGGCGCCGGGGCCGAAGCAGGGCTCGTGACCGCGATCATCGCGGGAGTCGTCGCTGCGGTGTTCGGCGGGTCGAATGTGCAGGTCTCCGGCCCGACCGGGGCGATGGTCGTGGTGCTCGCGCCGATCGTCGCGCAGTACGGCACCGGGGCACTCGGTGCGGTATGCGTGATCGCGGGAATCCTGGTGGCGCTCGCAGGCGCCCTCCGGCTCGGGCGCGCCGTCGGCCTGCTGCCGTGGCCGGTGATCGAGGGCTTCACCCTGGGCATCGCGGCGACGATCTTCCTGCAGCAGCTGCCGCAAGCCGTCGGCCTTTCTGCTCACGGGCTGTCGAGCAACGCCGCCGTCGCGGCTGCGCAGGCGATAGCCCGCGCTCAGCTTCCGACCGTGCTGTGGAGTCTCGCCGTCGTCGTCGCCACCGCGCTCGTGATGCTCGCGGCCCCCAAGGTCATTCCCGTGGTGCCCGGCTCGATCGTCGCGATCATCGTCGTCTCAGGGCTCACCGTGCTGCTGCGGCTCCCGGTCGCGAAGCTCGGGGCGCTTCCCGCTGGGCTGCCGGCCCCGCGGCTGCCGGGATTCGACCTCGCGACGATCTCGCACCTCGCCCTGCCCGCGATCACCGTCGCCGCGCTCGCCGCGATCGAGTCGCTGCTCTCTGCCCGCGTAGCCGCATCGATCTCCGACACGGGCCCCTACAACGCCGACCGCGAGCTCGTCGGCCAAGGGCTCGCGTCGATCGTGGCCGGCTTCTTCGGCGGCATGCCCGCGACCGGGGCCATCGCGCGCACCGCCGTGAACGTGCGCAGCGGCGCGCAGACGCGTGTCGCGGCGATCGTGCACGCGGCGGTCCTCCTTGTGATCGTCGTGGCGGCGTCGCACGTCGTCGCCCTCATCCCGCTCGCCGCGCTCGGAGGCGTGCTGATGGTCACCGCTGTCCGCATGGTCTCGCCGCGCACCGTGCGCGCCGTCATCCGATCGTCCCGCTCCGATGCCGCCGTGTTCTGGATCACTGCTGTGATCACCGTGAGCGTCGACCTCATCTACGCCGTCGGCGCCGGCCTCGTCATCGCCGCCGCCGTCGCCCTGCGGAATGTGGCGCGGTCTGCGGGCGCCCAGCGCGAAGCCCTGCCGGGCGGTGCCGCCCCCGGCGACGAGCGCATCGCGCTGTTCCGCATCGACGGCGCGCTGTTCTTCGGCGCGGCCGAGCGGGTGCTCGATCAGATCTCCGCCATCAGCGATGTGGACGTCGTGATCCTCCGGCTCTCGCAGATCCGCTATCTCGACGCGACAGGCGCCCAGTTCCTCACCGAGCTCGTGCAGCGGCTCGAGCGCCGTGGCATCACCGTGCTGGTCAAAGGGATCCAGGCGCAGCATCTCGGGCTCGCCGAGCGCGTGGGGGTGATCGCCGCGCTGCGGCACCACAAGCACCTCTTCGACGAGCTGCCGCCCGCCGTCGAGCATGCGCGCAGCCACGTCGCGCGCGCCACGACCGCCTACTAG